A window of Hypomesus transpacificus isolate Combined female chromosome 7, fHypTra1, whole genome shotgun sequence genomic DNA:
TACATGTCTTGATAATGATATTTCCAATGATGATGGATAAATACTTGAAAtaatgtaattatgaagataaataatatattttgaGACTAATTGAACTCAAATCCTGATTGAGATCCACAGCAAGGCTGATACTTACATGTCCAGCAGCTATTGGCGTCCTCATGGTTGTGTACTGAAACACTTGAGTCAGGCACTAGGCTAGGTGAGTCAGTAGgtttacataaacacacaggggGTGTATACCAGGGACAGAGTTTACCTCGTAGCCCagactgacctttgacctccagcTTGCACTCCACCTGGGCATCCCCCAGGTCATTAATAGCCTTGCAGGAGTACGTCCCTCCGTCGTAGGGGTTAGGTTTGCGAATCTCCAATGAACAGACTCCTTGGTTGCTAAACATGCGGTAGCGTGGGTCATCGATGATGGCAATCTTATTCTTCATCCAAATAACTTTGGGCTGATGCCAAAAAAATACAAGTGAGCAGGAAGAAACAAAGAAGCTCAATATAATTATGAGGTTATTAAGAAGCTCTGTCAGTTTACACATTAATCTACAAGTTAATGTCAATGTTACGATAAGGAACCTGAACTAAAGCTGTCCTCAGTGGACAGTATATCCCTCAACATAGGACATCTGGGCTGCTGACTGAGAGTAGAACCTGACCCACAGGACAGAGAATAGTAGGCAGGTGTAAAGCCTGGTCAGGCCTTCTGAAAGGCTGCAGGTGTAAAGCTATTACATCTCATTGGGAGGTCTGGGTTGTTCAGGGTGCATCAAGAGGCATATGCCTCAGGTGAACTTCTCTCTAAGCACAGCCTTCATCATCCAAATGTATAAAACTTTAGAATTTTTGAATCTGTGAATGCCTGTTTGAAAGGTGACAGGCATTACCTGAGGTAATCATAAAATGACACTGGGCCATTGTAGGTGTAACTCCCCCCAACCTACCCTCGGATTGGCCCGAACGCTGCAGTTGAGCGTGGCGTTATAGCCAGCGATGGCGAACGTGTTGATCAGAGGCTGTGTGAACTTCGGGGGCTCTTTGAAGTCGTGGTCTATATACTCTGGGTTTTTGAGGTTCATGCCTGTGAAAGGAAGGGTAGAGGAATGGGGTTGTACATGATACGGGCATAGAGCTGTATCATGGGGGAATTTCCCTTGTGATGAAGAAGAAacaatgttgttttttattttttgtcagGCAAGTATTCATTTTTCTTTGACAGAAATGTAAAGGCGGTGACAGTGAGGCTTCTACAATATCTCTTTGAATGGGTAAATATTGTAAATGACTTGATGTCTATACTGCAACTTCAATATTATTGATACATCCTCTACTgatcacactcattgctgttctTCTACATCCTCCTCAGCGGAGCTCAGACATACCTTCCTTGACGATGAGGGCGCTGTCCTTGGTCTGAGTGGCACACTCGCTCAGGCCACACATGTTCTCCGAGTAGATCCTGAAGTAGTACTCGTTCCCTACCACCAGCTCTGAGATGGTGATGCAGGTGCGGTGGTAGTGCTCAACACACGTATACCATTCCTGTCAAAGAGATCATGCTCACAGAGTCAAAACAAATGCAGTCACGGGCTGCACACTATTGATTATGTTTTCTAAATCTCATACCATGGTTTTCTTGTCTGCCTTCTGGATGGTGTAGCCTGTTATGGGGGCATTGCCGTTGTCCTTGGGAGGGGTCCAGTCCAGAGCCACATTCTCCCCCCATACCTCCTCTATCTTCACGTACTGTGGAGGGCCTGGCAGGTCTGAACAGAAACCAGAAAGTCATCAGTACCTCTTCAAGAACCAGGAGTGTGTAGAACGTACACGCTAACAGTGCTACGATCTGATGTGGAAAGGAAACCTTGGGCTCACCAACAATCTGGATGTCAATAATGGCTGTGTCCTCATGGTTCTCCACCTTCACATTCATCTCATACTTCCCGGAGTGGTTGCGATCCGCTTTGCGGATGAAGATAATGCTGTCACATTCTGTGTTGCGGATGCTGACGTGGGTTGGGTCGATggcatttccctctttcagccAGCTCACCTTTGGCCTGGGCTTCCCCTATGGATAAGACAGAGGAGGATGACCTCAACTGGTAACCATGGACACGGCTGTGAGGATGTGAATGTTTATGCCATGGCTGCTTTACCATAAATGGAACCACCAGATTTACAGCTTCTCCAACTCTACGAATGTATGTCTGCTTCAGGTGTCGGGGGATGCGAATCTTTGGTGGTTCTGGAAAAGACAGGTCAGATTGGCACAGGAACGGGATCAAAAATGTCAATGTGTGCCTTCTAATACAAGCCCTAGACTCACCTATGACCTCTTTGACCAGGATAGAATGCTGGAGGGTCCGAGGTGTGCTGGCACCAGCCGCATTGATGGccctaactctgactaggatcTTGGACTCTGGAGGCAGACCAGTGATCGTGTACTTGGTCTTCTCTGTCAGCCCCTTGTTGGCTCCAATCCAGTCATCGGCTATGGAGAAAAACACCTTGAGGTCCCTACAAATATTCATAGTCATAGAGAGTATAAATATCAGGTGAGTCAAAGAATTCCAAACAGGGTGTCATCTCACTTCCTTCTACGCAGTACTCCACCAGGTAGCCATCCAGGCCGGCAGCACCGATCGTCTCTGGGGGACGCCACTTCATGGTCACCGTGGTGTCTGTGACATCATCGACCACCAGCATGGTTGGCTCACTAGTCACAGCTGAAGAGGTTGAAATTTACAAACTTTTAAATCAAATTATAACGGGAAAAAACATGAGTCATACGAAAATCTTCATAGCCTCGATGTAATACAGGTATAGCCATGGGCACATGAGGACAGAAACCCTTGAGTTTGCATGCCATTAATCTGCTATTCAGATACATTAGGGGCTGCACCCAACTTCTATTCTTACTTTCAGAAACATATTTAACTCCACTGAACTCCGTGGGAACTTGATCTCCTAAACCTATAATCCGGAGGTGATTTGGCAGCCATTATTAAGACATATTTAACATCTTCCAAAGTGCCGGCCTGTGTGTTGGAGGTCATCGCCAGAATGCTTTGAATAGTGCAGCATCAAGAAAGACAGGTGCTGAAGGCTAACCAAGGGCACATCACAGATGCAAAAGTATTATAGCCCGAGTAGCTGAAATTCTTTCCCCATTATCATCATACAGTCAAAGGATAAACTGGAATACAGTCTTACGTAATAGTCTTATGTCATGTCTAATGTCCAGCAGTGGGATACTTTGAGTTCAGAGGCTACTAGTTTTACAATGCTGTGTGTACTTTCTGGACAGGGGATAAGGCATTAAGGGACACTTACCCAGGGGAACAAACGCTTTAGATGGCTCGCTTGGTTTGGAAACGCCAATGGCATTGACGGCAAAGACCCGCACCTCATATGGCACGCCCTCAATCATCTTCTTAGGCTCAAATGTAGCCTCTTTGTTCAGATCAAAGTTCAACCTCATCCACCTGGAACtctgtttcttctttctctcaatGAAATAGCCTTCAGTTGGGTAAGAACAGAATGTTTTCTTTACATTCTCATGTTGTGGAATCAATCTTAATATTTATGTGTTGACACAACCTAAACAGACTCACCCAATATTGGCGAGCCCCCGTCATAGTGGGGTGGGTCCCATGTCATTGAGCACCAGTCTCCTCCCACGGCTGGGACCAGAGGAGCCTCAGGAGGGTCTGGGATATCTAACAAGTTACACCAGTCTGAGTTATCGAGAAGTTATTTGTTGCCACGGTGATCTTTGACTCTGATGCCACTTCTATATTTCTTACCAACGACCTTGACTCGGACACTCCCTGTGTCTTCCCCAGCCTCGTTCTGCAGGACTATCTTGTAGTTTCCCGTGTCTTCCCTCTCTGTGACTTCGATGGTGAAGCAGGTTTGATCAGCGAAGGTCTCAGCTCGAACACGGTTACCCGAATCTAGGATTACCTGTGATAGCAAGCAGATGAGGGTGTGGCGGTGCATGTAGTGATCTCATGACGCACATAGATACGGTTCCAAATGAAATGCATCTTCTAGAACCAATGTCAGTCTCCATCCCAGCCCCTCTAcctaccctctctcccttcatccacaCCACTCTAGGTGCTGGTTCTCCACTGATGGGGATCTCCAGGCGGAGTTTGGTTCCTGCCACGATGACCACTGTGTTGTCAGGCACATTCAGGCTGTCTAGGTGCACCTTAGGGGGGTCTGTGGAAAATTAAATGACCACCaaattagaaaaaaaaagaaagaagataaTAACTAATATTTTATTATCTTCATGTTTAACATGTTTTCATATGAGATTGAATACTGTACCGATGATATGAACTTTGGCACAGAGACTCTGTGTGTACCCTTCAGGCACAAACGTATAGTCCCCTGAATCATGGATTGAACTGCTTTCGATTTCAAGTCTGTGGTTCCTGTTAAACATAGAGATAAAATTTTAACGCAGCGGGCCGTCTCGTGATAGCACAGCAAGACAAATCCCTGGGATGTGTTAACAGAGCAGCTGACAGCAGTGGGAACGTATTGATAGAGTTGGATAGTCTTCAGATCAAGTCAGAGTGTACAGAGAAGacttacttacatttacatttacatgtattcatttagcagacgcttttatccaaagcgacttccaagagagagctttacaaagtgcatcgGTCACTGATAATagcaacaagatagccccaaaaacattgcgagcagccaaaacatgaagcacatattgtgaacaaccaaaataagtgccaaagggaagaaccatacgagcatgtagttaaacaagttacaattaaacaacatgaaccgctataagtgcaagtgtacctgtagaaaaacaagcaacaataaaaacaatatatcacagcgagtacaaaaatgtaaatcagttaccactaaccacaagagcaagAGTCATTgggatccttgaggaaactaacattgggtcaagcaaaccattcctactTGGCTCTGTGCAGGATGTTGATGCGGTCGTTGGGTTGGATGAGCTGTCCGTTCCTGTACCAGCGTCCGGGGACGTTCCCAGGGTTGATCTCACAGTGCAGCTTCAGGGGCTGACCGAGCATGACCGTCACATTCTGGAGGTCCTGCAGAATCTTCAGCGGCTTCACTGACACAGCCAAGaacagggaggtgagagaagggacGGATAAGGAGAACATTTTGAACATTCAGAGGATATGATTTAGACATAGACGACTTGAATCCTAATAATCAGTCGTTCATAGAATGCCATTGAGGAAGAGGATTGGTGAGATGTAAGCTCAACACCTACAGTCGACCTGTACACGGGCCTCAGTGGTGCCTCCGGTGGCCATGAGGGAGTAGGTCCCTGTGTCGTCCTTGGAAGCGTCGTCGATGATTAGCCAGTGTTTGGTCCCCTCTGACTTGACACGATAGCGTGAGCGTACCCCTGTAGGGACCTCCACGCCATTCTTCATCCTGAGAAAAAATACCCACAAAGCCTCAGAGACACATTTGCCAGCTCACGTCTTCACTTAAGTGACTTAATACGAACAGAAGAAGAACAGCAACAAGTATGTCACTCATTAAGAAATATATGTTTTCATTCTTACCATTTGACTTGAGCTCCTTCTTCAGACACCTCACACTCCAACTCAATCCTTTCATTCACAGTGGTTTTTACGGCCTCAATGTCTTTGACAATCTTCACCGGTAGCTCTTTGGATGGAAGGATCAACGTGTTAGATAAAGAAGATCAAGTAAAATGAAACATGATATTGTCAAGAAAATCCTGTCATCGCTGGGGAAGAACATGATCTCAAGAGAGATTGTGTTTGATTGAGTTTAGTACCTTTAACAAACAGCTCAGTAGTGCACTTCTCATCTCCAGCGGATACGGAATATGCAGCATCATCGTTTAGGACGCAATTGTTGATGATCATGATTCGCTGTGTGCCCTTGTGCTCAAAGATATACCTATACAGCAAGTCAATTAGTCAAAACACAGAGTACACACAGGTACATGCAGGAAACAAGTGTTGGATGTTTGAGTTGAGGGTGACTATAGAATGAGTAGTGAATGCAGTATATACGGAACGCCTATCTGCAAATAAGGGAATATACAATAGATTATCTTGCGACTGTGTCATTTATGGATGACTTTGTCACTGCTTTCTTGTGTCTTCTTAACAGAGAAATTTCaagtaattttttttataattgtaATTATGGAATTGCAGACAAACAAAAATAGAAGAACCAACAAAATGTCATCATGCAGCATTTAGGGTTGTCACTGCACACAGATGGACGActagaaagaggggaggggccaCACTTCATAGTTTTGTTATGCAATCAGACGAGTGAACTTACTTCCTTTGACTTAAGTTCATCAGTGGAGCCAGAAAGGGGCCGGAGCACAGTGTGGAGGAAGTAGTTATGGCAGACAGGAAGGAGTGCCATGGCATGGCAtgacagaacagacagacagacagacagggcagaggGACAGATAGACATCATGCCTGGAGGGGACTGCGATCACCAATAGTGTCACAGCAGTAAGAAGACAAACGAGAAAGAGAGCATATGGAACAGAGAATCCTGGGAATATTCCACTGGAGACCAATGACCAGAAAACTGCAATAGCCTCCCAGATGGCTTTAACCTGGCCTGGATCTGAACCTTCACAACATAGGGTGTAGCAAAAGTTTGCCATGACTACAGTAGGTTAATATGTAGGATTTGAGATGATGCATAAGGTGTTGCATTACCTTTCCAAATGTGATCTGAGCTTAGCATCTGGTCTACTTAATATAAACAGTAACCAAGTAGAggtgaataaaacatttaaaacagtAAAGCTACTAAATAATACGGTTTTCATCCATCTATAAAGTTACCAAGCCAGACAGAGTTAAAGACCTGTGAAGGAGGTACCACAATTTTCCTGTACAGAGAAGGACCTGTAGTTAATAGTAAAGGACTGTTTTTTAAAACATCGAACACAGGAATATCAATCACATAACGTTCAGGATCTACAGAGCCCTGGAAACATCTAACGTTCTTGCGATGCAGGGGTGACAACTCTTGAAGTGAAGTTAGAATTGAGAGAACGTTATTTGTTCACAGTATGTCGGCTGGCAATGGCTCACAGTGCAGTGGATGGTACTGGTTGTATATGGATGGACCAGGTTACAAAGAGAGCTCTGTGGGAGAGTGGAGATGTTTAGGTGAATGTAGGCCACAGTAGGCTGGAAATTAGAGTAAATGTGCTTGGTGTGCATGCTACATTTTCTGTGTTGAAATACAAGTtcatgtatgtatttgtgtgcatgCCATGAATGGAGTAGGCAAGTCTGTTTCCCTTTCAATAGTGTTCCTTATATTAAACCTAGTAAATTTCCATAACATCAAACTAACATGTGAACCATTGCTTTTAAGCCCTGAGAGATGACAAATAACAAAATCACAAAGGATCAACAGACCAgcagacaggatcagaccacgaatgaaacacattttttgagaGATGCTcaaaaacgtttttcatttGTGAGAAGACGATGGGAGACCATCTAAAAAGATAGATAGAAGAAAACATGACATACTTGGGAGTGGGTCGAATCTCCTGTCCATTCTTGTACCATTTCAGCTCCACTGTGGGGTCTGCCAGTTCCACAACAAAGCGGATCTTCCCTCCCTTGTCCACCTGGTATGCTGGATCCAGCTTCTTAGCAAAAGCTTCAGATAAACAAAGGTTGCTGTTGAATTTTCTAGAAGTGTACTTAGACCCATTGTCCAACCTGCGAGAAGAATAACTCTCCAACCTGAATTATAGGGGAGTGTCAGTAAGCTAAATCCTCTTCTCTAAAATTATGGATTAACTATAAATAATATACATACTGTATCATATTAAATCACAAACATGTATATACATAATCAAAACAGTGCAACACTATTCCAACATACCACTGTTCCAAAATCCCATCTGAATTTGAGAACTGAAGCTTTGTTAAATGCTACAGTCAGTACCTtcgctcttcttctcctccttcttggtCTTCTTCAGCCTCTTGAGCAGGCCCCTCAGGTCTGTGATGCCGTAGTTGAACGCTATCTTCTCGTATTCATCCGGCCGGGCCGACTTTAGGATCTCCCACACGTCCACATCAGGAGCCTCCTCCTGCTTGGGCTCTCTATTGGGACCGGACACCAGGGCAGGGTGTGAATCCCGGGGCGCCAGCTGGACGTTTGCAACATGTCCTGAGGAACTGCTAGTTGAAGTGCTCACGTGTTGAACAAAAGTAATGCTACATTGAATTCTCCGTGGACACTTGGTGGAGCTGAATCTTCTGATGTGGCTTACATGGATTGTTCTCAACCTGTTTGAACTATGATATTTTCTACAGTAGTAAACATATTTCTTTGTGTGTAAAacaggctatacaaataaatgttgatttgatttgatttattcaGCTAAACCTTATCTTGATTCTTTTGATCTTTTATGGTGATGCGTGATTATCTCTTCTCTGTAATCTCTGTATCTGTAATCTAATCTTTCTTTCTAGTCTATACATATAAAGTTCTTCTCCCTAATCAGTTCCTCAGGACATGTCACACAAAGGGATGGGCATGGTCTGCTGTCTTACCTGTGCTGTCACATAAGCCCTGGGAGAGTTATTACAGGGGCGGGAAGGCAGAACAGCATGTCCTACAGGGGGACTATGGTGGTAATACTGGGAGTTTCATCTGTGGTTCAATACTATAAGTGAagtgaagagaggggggggggggttgggggtgtggGACTTCAGGGAAGGGTTTTGACCCAGTTTGGGTTCTTTTAGTTTGGTCATTGTTATTTGGCTTCAGGGTGAGCTTTTGGGAAATTAAACAGAAAAAATGTTTGATTTTATTGGTGTTGTAGAAACAAATTCAAACAACATTACATAGTGTGTGATGTGAAATGCAATTGTTCTTATGATTCATTGGGGCATAATTTACTGTCAGCGCAATCAAGTGTTTTTAGGATTTGGGAAAGTAATATATTTGTGCAGCATGCAGGAATGAAGGAGACCTTAGACAGAGGTGTACAGGTGAAGAAACATGTATAATTCCTATGACTATTTATGCTAGCCCATCCCTTTGTATCTATCTGTGTTCAGATGATCACTTCAGAAAGGTACTGACACTGTTAAAGATGGAGGCGTCCATAGCGGTTGTTAGATCTATGAGATCCAGGTTAATAAGCATGTTGTCCTGGGCGTGAGTACATTTATTAATTAGCTAAATAAAGAACAGTCAATCAGCCCTTTCTTTCTTAGACATTTTCCCAAATGTCTGAAAGGTTTAAGGCAAATAGCATGACATATTATTTCATTCTTTCTATGTAGGCTATATATCTTCTGTTTATTTTCAGGCAATTATCAACAAAGTCTGAAATAAACAATCTTAGAATGTGCCTTGTATTTCTGAGTTGAAATAAAATGACAATGTAGCGATAACACTATTTCACAGCTTCATTCATAAACGGCCCGCTAGCAGATCAGAAATGATCCAAAATGGAGATTTGTGCCTCATAAGGACAGTATTCAACTTGGAAGAGTGATCACCCTAACAATGGATACTGTATGAAGCAAAGTCCATTTTCACCAATGCTGATTATTAGTGGAGCATTTGAGAATGCAGCCTTTAAATGAAGTGTTACCGTACTCTGGGCCAACACTCTTGCTTGTCTAGTTCCTAGAGCTACATTCCATGCCAGGGACTCTGCAGGATTATAGTACTTACCCCAAAGTAAGGTCTAATCGTTTTATTACCTATGGTATTCTCTCTACTAACCTGTTCATTCTGAATGTGTAGGAAAGAAGAAGAGACAAGCCCATAATAAATGTGTAATTTTACCTTAGTGAACAATGTCACTGAATAAGTTGAATGTACTTATAGCAGTGTATTGAATACATGATTTTGCTCAACCAAGATTCATCTTTCTTGAAAAATCGAATTAAAACTCCAAAATACAGGTAACTCTCAGGAAGCAGAAAATAACTTTGTATTGAGTGTAAAAACT
This region includes:
- the mybpc1 gene encoding myosin-binding protein C, slow-type isoform X19, with amino-acid sequence MPEPTKKDETANAQPEVWSLGEGQLPEDLDKPIDTPPLSTLLIEKPQGGSITVGGDITFVAKVEAKDLLRKPTIKWFKGKWMDLASKTGKHLQLKETFDRFTKIHTFEMHIIKAKDNYAGNYRCEVTYKDKFDSCAFDLEVKEVEQGSQNVDIRSAFKRSSEGQEDAGELDFSGLLKHRMNREPKQEEAPDVDVWEILKSARPDEYEKIAFNYGITDLRGLLKRLKKTKKEEKKSEAFAKKLDPAYQVDKGGKIRFVVELADPTVELKWYKNGQEIRPTPNQRKYIFEHKGTQRIMIINNCVLNDDAAYSVSAGDEKCTTELFVKELPVKIVKDIEAVKTTVNERIELECEVSEEGAQVKWMKNGVEVPTGVRSRYRVKSEGTKHWLIIDDASKDDTGTYSLMATGGTTEARVQVDLKPLKILQDLQNVTVMLGQPLKLHCEINPGNVPGRWYRNGQLIQPNDRINILHRAKNHRLEIESSSIHDSGDYTFVPEGYTQSLCAKVHIIDPPKVHLDSLNVPDNTVVIVAGTKLRLEIPISGEPAPRVVWMKGERVILDSGNRVRAETFADQTCFTIEVTEREDTGNYKIVLQNEAGEDTGSVRVKVVDIPDPPEAPLVPAVGGDWCSMTWDPPHYDGGSPILGYFIERKKKQSSRWMRLNFDLNKEATFEPKKMIEGVPYEVRVFAVNAIGVSKPSEPSKAFVPLAVTSEPTMLVVDDVTDTTVTMKWRPPETIGAAGLDGYLVEYCVEGTDDWIGANKGLTEKTKYTITGLPPESKILVRVRAINAAGASTPRTLQHSILVKEVIEPPKIRIPRHLKQTYIRRVGEAVNLVVPFMGKPRPKVSWLKEGNAIDPTHVSIRNTECDSIIFIRKADRNHSGKYEMNVKVENHEDTAIIDIQIVDLPGPPQYVKIEEVWGENVALDWTPPKDNGNAPITGYTIQKADKKTMEWYTCVEHYHRTCITISELVVGNEYYFRIYSENMCGLSECATQTKDSALIVKEGMNLKNPEYIDHDFKEPPKFTQPLINTFAIAGYNATLNCSVRANPRPKVIWMKNKIAIIDDPRYRMFSNQGVCSLEIRKPNPYDGGTYSCKAINDLGDAQVECKLEVKGGFTFYELMQRGVPLHLIDKYMNEAKNVEAEK
- the mybpc1 gene encoding myosin-binding protein C, slow-type isoform X18; its protein translation is MPEPTKKDETANAQPEEDAYSLKKLSIELPLWSLGEGQLPEDLDKPIDTPPLSTLLIEKPQGGSITVGGDITFVAKVEAKDLLRKPTIKWFKGKWMDLASKTGKHLQLKETFDRFTKIHTFEMHIIKAKDNYAGNYRCEVTYKDKFDSCAFDLEVKEVEQGSQNVDIRSAFKRSSEGQEDAGELDFSGLLKHRMNREPKQEEAPDVDVWEILKSARPDEYEKIAFNYGITDLRGLLKRLKKTKKEEKKSEAFAKKLDPAYQVDKGGKIRFVVELADPTVELKWYKNGQEIRPTPNQRKYIFEHKGTQRIMIINNCVLNDDAAYSVSAGDEKCTTELFVKELPVKIVKDIEAVKTTVNERIELECEVSEEGAQVKWMKNGVEVPTGVRSRYRVKSEGTKHWLIIDDASKDDTGTYSLMATGGTTEARVQVDLKPLKILQDLQNVTVMLGQPLKLHCEINPGNVPGRWYRNGQLIQPNDRINILHRAKNHRLEIESSSIHDSGDYTFVPEGYTQSLCAKVHIIDPPKVHLDSLNVPDNTVVIVAGTKLRLEIPISGEPAPRVVWMKGERVILDSGNRVRAETFADQTCFTIEVTEREDTGNYKIVLQNEAGEDTGSVRVKVVDIPDPPEAPLVPAVGGDWCSMTWDPPHYDGGSPILGYFIERKKKQSSRWMRLNFDLNKEATFEPKKMIEGVPYEVRVFAVNAIGVSKPSEPSKAFVPLAVTSEPTMLVVDDVTDTTVTMKWRPPETIGAAGLDGYLVEYCVEGTDDWIGANKGLTEKTKYTITGLPPESKILVRVRAINAAGASTPRTLQHSILVKEVIEPPKIRIPRHLKQTYIRRVGEAVNLVVPFMGKPRPKVSWLKEGNAIDPTHVSIRNTECDSIIFIRKADRNHSGKYEMNVKVENHEDTAIIDIQIVDLPGPPQYVKIEEVWGENVALDWTPPKDNGNAPITGYTIQKADKKTMEWYTCVEHYHRTCITISELVVGNEYYFRIYSENMCGLSECATQTKDSALIVKEGMNLKNPEYIDHDFKEPPKFTQPLINTFAIAGYNATLNCSVRANPRPKVIWMKNKIAIIDDPRYRMFSNQGVCSLEIRKPNPYDGGTYSCKAINDLGDAQVECKLEVKGGFTFYELMQRGVPLHLIDKYMNEAKNVEAEK
- the mybpc1 gene encoding myosin-binding protein C, slow-type isoform X12, whose amino-acid sequence is MPEPTKKDETANAQPEESIAPESNGVLPLPEISLQISPPPDKDDDAAASTPSPTPPAEDAYSLKKLSIELPHDSVPLSAMGRKDSVWSLGEGQLPEDLDKPIDTPPLSTLLIEKPQGGSITVGGDITFVAKVEAKDLLRKPTIKWFKGKWMDLASKTGKHLQLKETFDRFTKIHTFEMHIIKAKDNYAGNYRCEVTYKDKFDSCAFDLEVKEVEQGSQNVDIRSAFKRSSEGQEDAGELDFSGLLKHRMNREPKQEEAPDVDVWEILKSARPDEYEKIAFNYGITDLRGLLKRLKKTKKEEKKSEAFAKKLDPAYQVDKGGKIRFVVELADPTVELKWYKNGQEIRPTPNQRKYIFEHKGTQRIMIINNCVLNDDAAYSVSAGDEKCTTELFVKELPVKIVKDIEAVKTTVNERIELECEVSEEGAQVKWMKNGVEVPTGVRSRYRVKSEGTKHWLIIDDASKDDTGTYSLMATGGTTEARVQVDLKPLKILQDLQNVTVMLGQPLKLHCEINPGNVPGRWYRNGQLIQPNDRINILHRAKNHRLEIESSSIHDSGDYTFVPEGYTQSLCAKVHIIDPPKVHLDSLNVPDNTVVIVAGTKLRLEIPISGEPAPRVVWMKGERVILDSGNRVRAETFADQTCFTIEVTEREDTGNYKIVLQNEAGEDTGSVRVKVVDIPDPPEAPLVPAVGGDWCSMTWDPPHYDGGSPILGYFIERKKKQSSRWMRLNFDLNKEATFEPKKMIEGVPYEVRVFAVNAIGVSKPSEPSKAFVPLAVTSEPTMLVVDDVTDTTVTMKWRPPETIGAAGLDGYLVEYCVEGTDDWIGANKGLTEKTKYTITGLPPESKILVRVRAINAAGASTPRTLQHSILVKEVIEPPKIRIPRHLKQTYIRRVGEAVNLVVPFMGKPRPKVSWLKEGNAIDPTHVSIRNTECDSIIFIRKADRNHSGKYEMNVKVENHEDTAIIDIQIVDLPGPPQYVKIEEVWGENVALDWTPPKDNGNAPITGYTIQKADKKTMEWYTCVEHYHRTCITISELVVGNEYYFRIYSENMCGLSECATQTKDSALIVKEGMNLKNPEYIDHDFKEPPKFTQPLINTFAIAGYNATLNCSVRANPRPKVIWMKNKIAIIDDPRYRMFSNQGVCSLEIRKPNPYDGGTYSCKAINDLGDAQVECKLEVKGGFTFYELMQRGVPLHLIDKYMNEAKNVEAEK
- the mybpc1 gene encoding myosin-binding protein C, slow-type isoform X16, with amino-acid sequence MPEPTKKDETANAQPEEDAYSLKKLSIELPHDSVPLSAMGRKDSVWSLGEGQLPEDLDKPIDTPPLSTLLIEKPQGGSITVGGDITFVAKVEAKDLLRKPTIKWFKGKWMDLASKTGKHLQLKETFDRFTKIHTFEMHIIKAKDNYAGNYRCEVTYKDKFDSCAFDLEVKEVEQGSQNVDIRSAFKRSSEGQEDAGELDFSGLLKHRMNREPKQEEAPDVDVWEILKSARPDEYEKIAFNYGITDLRGLLKRLKKTKKEEKKSEAFAKKLDPAYQVDKGGKIRFVVELADPTVELKWYKNGQEIRPTPNQRKYIFEHKGTQRIMIINNCVLNDDAAYSVSAGDEKCTTELFVKELPVKIVKDIEAVKTTVNERIELECEVSEEGAQVKWMKNGVEVPTGVRSRYRVKSEGTKHWLIIDDASKDDTGTYSLMATGGTTEARVQVDLKPLKILQDLQNVTVMLGQPLKLHCEINPGNVPGRWYRNGQLIQPNDRINILHRAKNHRLEIESSSIHDSGDYTFVPEGYTQSLCAKVHIIDPPKVHLDSLNVPDNTVVIVAGTKLRLEIPISGEPAPRVVWMKGERVILDSGNRVRAETFADQTCFTIEVTEREDTGNYKIVLQNEAGEDTGSVRVKVVDIPDPPEAPLVPAVGGDWCSMTWDPPHYDGGSPILGYFIERKKKQSSRWMRLNFDLNKEATFEPKKMIEGVPYEVRVFAVNAIGVSKPSEPSKAFVPLAVTSEPTMLVVDDVTDTTVTMKWRPPETIGAAGLDGYLVEYCVEGTDDWIGANKGLTEKTKYTITGLPPESKILVRVRAINAAGASTPRTLQHSILVKEVIEPPKIRIPRHLKQTYIRRVGEAVNLVVPFMGKPRPKVSWLKEGNAIDPTHVSIRNTECDSIIFIRKADRNHSGKYEMNVKVENHEDTAIIDIQIVDLPGPPQYVKIEEVWGENVALDWTPPKDNGNAPITGYTIQKADKKTMEWYTCVEHYHRTCITISELVVGNEYYFRIYSENMCGLSECATQTKDSALIVKEGMNLKNPEYIDHDFKEPPKFTQPLINTFAIAGYNATLNCSVRANPRPKVIWMKNKIAIIDDPRYRMFSNQGVCSLEIRKPNPYDGGTYSCKAINDLGDAQVECKLEVKGGFTFYELMQRGVPLHLIDKYMNEAKNVEAEK